A stretch of the Melitaea cinxia chromosome 14, ilMelCinx1.1, whole genome shotgun sequence genome encodes the following:
- the LOC123659530 gene encoding regulation of nuclear pre-mRNA domain-containing protein 1B, giving the protein MSGFTENALIRKLQELNPSQQSIQTLSLWLIHHRKHHAAIVKTWFKEMLKAKDSKQLTFMYLANDVIQNSKKKGPEYGKEFGNVLTDALKHMAKTGINTKTKHSLHRILNIWQERGVYEPERIQEFKTIVDPNDEELSTATKRKTTDADIKETDKKPKLEEKSREKKERRRSESKSISESHNDRNSSVSPKTSPGDPPEPEELIKALLELESSASSDEAVRERIASLPPEVSEVQLLSKLEDKESAVSLSAVVNSAVELLAEYNLRLSEELEKRRKVAAMLRDFEQAQRELAKKAEAKLEEYNIKLQKIYEVKTEVKSHIENLPDVSRLPDVTGGLAPLPSAGDLFSI; this is encoded by the exons ATGTCTGGATTTACTGAAAATGCGTTAATACGCAAACTGCAAGAGTTAAACCCTAGCCAACAAAGTATACAAACATTGTCTCTTTGGCTCATTCATCACAGAAAACACCACGCCGCTATCGTTAAAACATGGTTTAAAGAGATGCTAAAAG cTAAAGATAGCAAGCAACTTACATTCATGTACCTGGCGAATGACGTAatacaaaatagtaaaaagaaagGACCTGAATATGGAAAAGAGTTTGGCAATGTCCTTACTGATGCGTTGAAACACATGGCTAAAACAGGGATAAACACTAAAACCAAGCATTCCCTGCATAGGATATTAAATATTTGGCAAGAAAGGGGCGTGTATGAACCAGAGAGGATACAAGAGTTCAAAACAATTG TTGATCCAAATGATGAAGAACTCAGTACTGCAACCAAGCGAAAAACAACCGATGCAGATATAAAGGAGACTGACAAAAAGCCAAAGCTAGAGGAAAAATCGAGAGAAAAGAAAGAGAGACGGCGTAGCGAGTCTAAGTCAATTTCAGAGAGCCATAACGACAGAAATTCATCTGTCAGCCCAAAGACCTCACCAGGTGACCCTCCTGAGCCCGAGGAACTTATAAAG GCATTGCTAGAGTTGGAATCGAGTGCCTCAAGTGATGAAGCAGTTAGAGAGAGAATTGCATCATTACCTCCAGAAGTTTCGGAAGTGCAATTATTGTCTAAGTTAGAAG ACAAAGAATCTGCCGTAAGTCTAAGCGCCGTTGTCAACTCAGCTGTTGAATTACTTGCTGAATATAATCTCAGACTTTCTGAAGAGTTAGAGAAACGGAGGAAAGTTGCCGCTATGTTGAGAGACTTTGAGCAAGCACAGCGTGAGCTTGCGAAGAAGGCTGAGGCTAAGCTAGAg GAATACAACATCAAGCTCCAGAAGATATACGAAGTGAAGACAGAGGTCAAATCTCATATTGAGAATTTACCGGATGTATCAAGATTACCAGATGTCACCGGAGGTCTAGCGCCCCTGCCCTCTGCCGGTGACCTTTTCAGTATTTGa